A portion of the Drosophila sechellia strain sech25 chromosome 2R, ASM438219v1, whole genome shotgun sequence genome contains these proteins:
- the LOC6609793 gene encoding vigilin, with the protein MQAAAVMEETSNATTIEQQPIALINGQEQVANEQQPSSPTSVATPTSTTSGGTGNATPAFSYDDLFPALPANTSVQSQSGASGSTLARVTSSQKTHIVHVPCKERKSTESEKFGEGESKRICQQITKETGAQIEIVSGKNQSLTFLIKGKQSELLDARRKILMGFSTQASRQVTVPREHFRVILGKGGQRLREIERVTATRINIPSQGDESEFITIAGTKEGIAQAEQEIRQLSAEQYKKSSDRITVPKVYHPFIVGPYSENLNKLQEETGARINVPPQQVQKDEIFISGEKDAVAAAKAKVEAIYKDMEKKCSTVSVEVAKPKHRYVIGPKGSTIAEILQLTGVSVEMPPNDSPSETITLRGPQVALGNALTVVYQKSNSVKSVEINAAHWIHKYVIGRKGANMKQLEEDCPNVNVNCLDDKIKLEGDPENVDRAVAYLSEIIKNYEENFTFEVMTVNPSYYKHIIGKAGANVNRLKDELKVNINIEEREGQNNIRIEGPKEGVRQAQLELQEKIDKLENEKSKDVIIDRRLHRSIIGAKGEKIREVKDRYRQVTITIPTPQENTDIVKLRGPKEDVDKCHKDLLKLVKEIQESSHIIEVPIFKQFHKFVIGKGGANIKKIRDETQTKIDLPAEGDTNEVIVITGKKENVLEAKERIQKIQNELSDIVTEEVQIPPKYYNSIIGTGGKLISSIMEECGGLSIKFPNSDSKSDKVTIRGPKDDVEKAKVQLLELANERQLASFTAEVRAKQQHHKFLIGKNGASIRKIRDATGARIIFPSNEDTDKEVITIIGKEESVKKAREQLEAIIKECDEVTEGEVSVDPKHHKHFVAKRGFILHRISEECGGVMISFPRVGTNSDKVTIKGAKDCIEAARQRIEEIVADLEAQTTIEVVIPQRHHRTIMGARGLKVQQVTFEFDVQIKFPDRDATEPVEGLTNGGSGENGGENEGQEGEQEVEEKAEQEPVRQCDVIRITGRIEKCEAAKQALLDLIPIEQELSVPFDLHRTIIGPRGANVRQFMSKHDVHVELPHSELKSDVIKVCGTPACVAEAREALEKMIEDYEADSADRELRSFVLHVDVDLEFRPKLIGRHGAVIKKLRADHDVNISLPMRNEPNDRIISITGYQANAEAARDAILEIIGDPETLHREVIEIDKRIHRHLIGPRRRTLRTIMEDNKVNIKFPFDQTNPNSITISGKIEDVENVKELLFDMAEDYELDHVKNAAIAPTIGAFLTGPGSGSDAGGASENGFVIKDAPWEKQTQAKDLTAPNTQSQEEFPHFAAGGAPVASTPITSVWGPKN; encoded by the exons atgcaagcagcagcagtgaTGGAGGAAACTAGCAACG CAACTACCATCGAGCAGCAGCCCATCGCTCTCATTAATGGCCAAGAGCAGGTGGCCAACGAGCAGCAACCATCCTCGCCCACTTcggtggccacgcccactagcACCACTAGCGGCGGAACTGGCAATGCCACACCCGCCTTTAGCTACGACGACCTGTTTCCGGCCCTGCCGGCCAACACCTCGGTTCAATCGCAATCCGGAGCTTCCGGTTCCACTCTAGCTCGTGTGACGAGCTCCCAAAAAACTCAT ATTGTGCATGTTCCCTGCAAGGAGCGCAAGTCCACGGAGTCGGAGAAGTTCGGCGAAGGCGAGTCGAAGCGTATTTGCCAGCAGATCACCAAGGAGACCGGAGCCCAGATCGAGATTGTGAGCGGCAAGAACCAGTCGCTGACCTTCCTGATTAAGGGCAAGCAGAGCGAGCTGCTCGATGCCCGCCGTAAGATTCTTATGGGCTTCTCCACTCAGGCCAGTCGGCAGGTGACCGTTCCTCGGGAGCACTTCCGCGTCATCCTCGGCAAGGGTGGTCAACGACTGCGCGAAATCGAGCGTGTGACTGCGACGCGCATTAACATCCCCAGCCAGGGCGATGAGAGCGAGTTCATCACGATTGCCGGAACCAAGGAGGGTATTGCCCAGGCCGAGCAGGAGATCCGTCAGCTGTCCGCCGAGCAGTACAAGAAGTCGTCGGACCGCATCACGGTGCCCAAAGTTTACCATCCCTTCATTGTGGGCCCTTACAGCGAAAACCTAAATAAGCTGCAGGAGGAGACTGGCGCTAGGATCAACGTGCCGCCGCAGCAGGTTCAGAAGGACGAGATCTTCATCTCGGGCGAGAAGGACGCGGTCGCAGCGGCAAAGGCCAAGGTGGAGGCTATCTACAAAGATATGGAAAAGAAGTGCTCTACTGTCAGTGTGGAGGTAGCTAAGCCGAAGCACCGCTATGTCATTGGTCCCAAGGGCTCCACCATCGCCGAGATTCTGCAGTTGACCGGTGTGTCTGTAGAGATGCCTCCCAATGACTCCCCCTCGGAGACGATCACACTGCGTGGACCGCAAGTGGCTTTGGGAAATGCCCTAACCGTTGTCTACCAAAAGTCTAACTCGGTCAAGTCTGTGGAGATAAATGCGGCACACTGGATCCACAAGTATGTGATCGGTCGCAAGGGGGCCAACATGaagcagctggaggaggacTGCCCCAACGTGAACGTGAATTGCCTGGACGACAAGATCAAGCTGGAGGGAGATCCCGAGAACGTTGACAGGGCTGTAGCCTACTTGTCCGAAATCATCAAGAACTACGAGGAGAACTTCACATTCGAGGTGATGACGGTTAATCCTTCGTACTACAAGCACATCATCGGTAAGGCTGGAGCCAACGTAAATCGCCTAAAGGATGAACTGAAGGTTAACATTAACATCGAAGAGCGCGAGGGCCAGAACAACATTCGTATCGAGGGTCCCAAGGAGGGAGTACGGCAGGCGCAGCTTGAATTACAAGAAAAAATCGACAAACTGGAAAACGAAAAATCGAAGGATGTGATCATCGACCGCCGTCTCCATCGTTCCATTATCGGAGCTAAGGGCGAGAAGATTCGGGAGGTGAAGGATCGCTATCGCCAGGTTACAATCACGATACCTACGCCCCAAGAGAACACCGATATTGTGAAGCTGCGCGGTCCCAAGGAGGATGTGGACAAGTGTCACAAGGATCTGCTTAAGCTGGTCAAGGAGATTCAGGAATCGTCGCACATTATCGAGGTGCCCATATTTAAGCAGTTCCACAAGTTCGTTATCGGCAAGGGTGGCGCTAACATTAAAAAAATCCGCGATGAGACCCAGACTAAAATTGATCTGCCTGCTGAGGGTGACACCAACGAAGTGATCGTCATCACCGGCAAGAAGGAGAACGTGCTCGAGGCCAAGGAACGTATCCAAAAGATTCAGAACGAGCTTTCCGACATTGTAACCGAGGAGGTGCAAATCCCGCCCAAGTACTACAACTCAATCATcggcactggcggcaaactcATCTCCTCGATCATGGAGGAATGCGGTGGTTTGTCTATCAAGTTCCCCAACAGCGACTCCAAGAGCGATAAG GTCACTATTCGCGGTCCCAAGGACGATGTGGAGAAAGCCAAGGTTCAGCTGTTGGAGCTGGCCAACGAACGGCAGCTGGCTTCCTTTACCGCCGAGGTGCGCGCCAAGCAGCAACACCACAAGTTCCTGATCGGCAAGAATGGCGCTTCTATCCGTAAGATTCGCGATGCCACTGGTGCCCGCATTATCTTCCCCTCAAACGAGGATACTGACAAGGAGGTGATCACCATCATTGGCAAGGAAGAAAGCGTAAAGAAGGCCCGTGAGCAGCTGGAGGCGATCATCAAGGAGTGCGACGAAGTAACCGAAGGTGAGGTTTCTGTCGATCCCAAGCACCACAAGCACTTCGTGGCCAAGCGTGGCTTCATCCTGCACCGCATTTCCGAGGAGTGCGGCGGCGTGATGATCTCCTTCCCCCGTGTCGGCACCAACTCCGATAAGGTGACGATCAAGGGTGCCAAGGACTGCATAGAAGCGGCCCGCCAGCGCATCGAGGAGATCGTCGCCGATCTGGAAGCGCAGACTACCATCGAAGTGGTGATTCCTCAGCGTCATCATCGCACCATCATGGGCGCACGTGGACTTAAGGTTCAACAAGTCACCTTTGAGTTTGATGTGCAGATCAAGTTCCCTGATCGTGATGCCACCGAACCCGTCGAGGGTCTGACCAACGGAGGCAGCGGAGAGAATGGAGGCGAGAATGAAGGCCAGGAGGGAGAGCAGGAAGTAGAGGAGAAAGCCGAGCAGGAGCCGGTTCGTCAGTGCGATGTTATCCGAATCACGGGTAGAATTGAGAAGTGCGAGGCCGCCAAGCAGGCTCTGCTTGATCTTATCCCCATCGAGCAGGAGTTGTCGGTGCCTTTCGACCTCCATCGTACCATCATCGGACCGCGTGGTGCCAATGTGCGTCAGTTTATGTCCAAGCACGATGTGCACGTAGAGCTGCCACATAGTGAGCTTAAGTCGGATGTGATCAAGGTCTGCGGTACGCCCGCTTGTGTCGCCGAGGCCCGCGAAGCGCTGGAGAAAATGATTGAGGACTACGAGGCTGATAGTGCCGATCGTGAGCTGCGCTCCTTTGTTCTCCATGTGGACGTAGATTTAGAGTTCCGGCCGAAGCTCATTGGTCGTCATGGCGCTGTGATTAAGAAGCTGCGTGCCGATCACGACGTCAACATTTCGCTGCCTATGCGGAATGAACCCAATGATCGCATCATCTCTATCACCGGCTACCAGGCCAACGCGGAGGCAGCTCGCGATGCCATCCTGGAGATTATTGGCGACCCCGAGACCCTTCATCGCGAGGTTATCGAGATCGATAAACGCATCCACCGCCACCTCATTGGCCCACGCCGACGCACCTTGCGCACCATCATGGAGGATAATAAG GTGAACATCAAGTTCCCATTTGACCAAACCAACCCCAATTCGATCACCATCAGTGGCAAGATTGAGGATGTTGAGAACGTCAAGGAGTTGCTCTTCGACATGGCTGAGGACTACGAGCTTGACCACGTGAAGAACGCGGCGATAGCGCCAACAATTGGTGCCTTCCTAACTGGTCCGGGTTCTGGATCCGACGCCGGAGGTGCCAGCGAGAACGGATTCGTCATCAAAGACGCACCGTGGGAGAAGCAGACGCAGGCCAAAGACCTGACTGCGCCCAACACTCAGTCGCAGGAGGAATTCCCGCACTTCGCTGCTGGCGGGGCTCCGGTGGCCTCCACGCCTATCACCTCCGTGTGGGGCCCCAAAAACTAA